A stretch of the Cryptosporangium minutisporangium genome encodes the following:
- the rpmH gene encoding 50S ribosomal protein L34: MSKRTYQPNNRRRAKTHGFRLRMRTRAGRAIIAARRLKGRARLSA, from the coding sequence GTGAGCAAGCGCACCTACCAGCCGAACAACCGCCGCCGCGCGAAGACCCACGGCTTCCGGCTGCGCATGCGCACGCGTGCGGGGCGGGCCATCATCGCCGCCCGGCGCCTCAAGGGGCGCGCGCGCCTCTCCGCCTGA